One bacterium DNA segment encodes these proteins:
- the terL gene encoding phage terminase large subunit: MEQIINDIENKISNNQEFRRALARSNLLWFSRIYFGNYFFYKTADFQKEIYKELEDDNNKFLEIISFRGSGKTTISMLFYPIWAMITGKAHFIVLISDTFSQIKEHIYNIKTELENNSLLKKDFGPFNILENAKSEEWQKTSIIIPTYDTKIVGKSTGQKVRGIRYKQWRPDLVIIDDIEDVEMIRTKEQRDKTHRWLVGNVMPAGEAKKTKFILIGNLLHSDGVMSRIEKEIKDKIRDGKVLKIPLINDRNEIAWPDKFPNEEVIEEEKRKIGYNDSIGMRSWQREYLLRIVPEEGQVIKDDWIKYYDELPKDENIISKGTGVDLAISKKSTADYTAMVSGVMAVVNNKPTIYVMPNPVNERLSGFETTNKASIVSNILGNGTNTPLWVEDVAYQAMQIEAMQKAGLPAIGVKVSSDKRARLMTISSYIENGMVLFPKKGCEDLLIQLLNFGIEEHDDLVDAFVFLVYGLMTQYSQSPTITWF, from the coding sequence ATGGAACAAATAATAAATGACATAGAAAATAAAATAAGCAACAACCAAGAATTTAGAAGGGCGTTAGCAAGAAGCAATTTATTGTGGTTTTCAAGAATTTATTTTGGCAATTATTTTTTTTACAAAACCGCTGATTTTCAAAAAGAAATTTATAAAGAATTAGAAGACGATAATAATAAATTTCTTGAAATAATATCTTTTAGAGGAAGCGGAAAGACAACAATTTCAATGTTATTTTATCCTATATGGGCAATGATTACAGGCAAAGCCCATTTTATTGTTTTAATATCAGATACATTTTCGCAAATAAAAGAACACATTTACAACATAAAAACAGAATTGGAAAACAATTCTTTATTAAAAAAAGATTTTGGACCTTTTAATATTTTAGAAAACGCAAAATCAGAAGAATGGCAAAAAACATCTATTATTATTCCTACATACGACACAAAAATAGTTGGAAAATCAACAGGACAAAAAGTTAGGGGGATAAGATATAAGCAATGGAGACCAGATTTAGTTATAATTGATGATATTGAAGATGTAGAGATGATAAGAACAAAAGAGCAAAGAGACAAAACTCATAGATGGTTGGTGGGAAATGTTATGCCAGCAGGAGAGGCTAAAAAAACAAAATTTATTCTTATAGGAAACTTACTTCATTCAGACGGAGTAATGTCAAGAATTGAAAAAGAGATTAAAGATAAAATAAGAGATGGAAAAGTTTTGAAAATACCATTGATAAATGATAGAAATGAAATCGCTTGGCCAGACAAGTTTCCTAATGAGGAAGTAATAGAAGAAGAAAAAAGAAAAATCGGATATAACGATTCGATAGGAATGAGGTCGTGGCAAAGAGAATATTTATTAAGAATTGTGCCAGAAGAAGGACAAGTGATAAAAGATGATTGGATTAAATATTATGATGAGTTGCCAAAAGATGAAAATATAATATCAAAAGGGACAGGAGTTGATTTAGCGATATCTAAAAAATCTACTGCTGATTATACCGCAATGGTTAGCGGAGTGATGGCAGTTGTTAATAACAAACCAACGATATATGTAATGCCTAATCCAGTGAACGAAAGATTAAGCGGTTTTGAAACAACGAATAAAGCATCTATTGTAAGCAATATATTAGGAAATGGAACTAATACTCCTTTGTGGGTTGAAGATGTCGCTTATCAAGCAATGCAGATTGAAGCAATGCAGAAGGCAGGATTACCAGCAATAGGAGTTAAGGTTAGTTCTGATAAAAGAGCAAGATTAATGACAATATCTTCTTACATAGAAAACGGAATGGTATTGTTTCCTAAAAAAGGCTGTGAGGATTTATTGATACAACTTTTAAACTTTGGAATTGAAGAACACGATGATTTAGTTGACGCTTTTGTATTTTTAGTTTATGGATTAATGACGCAATATTCACAATCGCCAACTATTACCTGGTTTTAA